One Candidatus Nitrotoga arctica genomic window, AACGCAAGTTTATTTTGCACGGAGCTCATCTCGCAGTACCTCAAGATATTGTTTTCCAAATTTCAGATCCGGTTCTAAGTGGTTACCTTCCGCCCACTCGTTCCACGCTTTAATGAATAGCAGGCGCTGTTCGGCAGGCTTATCGATGACTATATCTATGGCCTGCTTGATGTGCTCACGAAATAGCTCAGGTGTTGACCCATGAAAAATCAGGCTATTCAACTTGGATCGTGGACTATTATCCCAATTTGGAAATGCGCATGGAAACTCCAAGTAATCGATCTTTCCCTTGCGCAACATATGCTTCATTGCGTCTTTATAATCGTAGATTGTAAGTTGAGATCCTTTCAGCAGTTGATCAAGCTTCCGTAATGGGTAACGCCATGGAATCCTCTTTATTTTACGGGGTGCCTTTTCCAAAATAGCTGCGTCAAAGTGATGCGGGCGTGGATCCCAATTGTCGTCGTGATTCATGCCAATCAAAAATAGCCCCGGCAGCCCCGCCTTAACGGCCAGTTCTTGCCAGAAATCGGCCACCTTCGCCAAATTTGATATTTCAGTCGGCCGGTAGACGACGAGGATAGGCTTGCCATTTACCGTCATATAGCGTGGGTCGAGAAACGCCTTGAGCATTTCATTAAAGTTAGCCTCGTAATCCATCCAGCCTGGGTACGTTTGTTCAATTAGAATCTTGTTCGGCGCACCGTGCCATATTCCTGTCCAGGTCTGGTTTGCCCAACACAGGCAAAAAGGAAAGTCAGGCTGACCTGATTCAAGTACTTCATTGAAGGGCCGTTCGATTATCCGTTTCCCGGCAAACCAGTAGTGATAATAGCAAAATCCTTCGATACCATATTCTCTCGCCATTCCTGCTTGCGCGATGCGTGTTTCCGGTACGCGTAAATCATAAAATCCCAGGTCGGCAGGAATGTGCGGTTGGTAGTGGTCGCGGAATAGGGGCTTGGCTTTTGCTGTGTTGGTCCACTCCGTGAAGCCTTTACCCCACCATTCGTCGTTTTCGGGAATAGGATGGTATTGTGGAAGATAAAATGCAATCAATCGTACAGTCATAACTCGTTTTCAGCCCTTCGCCTGTGCGTTATTTTTTTGTTATTTAGGTAAATGTAGTTCAGTAAATCCAACTTTTATTGAGAGAAATAGCAAAGCATGTCATGCCTAATAGGTGCAATACTCCACCCTACACACTGCATTTGTGACCCTCGGTGGATCACCAAGGGATGTGCATAATCGCCAAGCCTCCCCTCCACCAAGTTGGTATAGCAGCTTTTTATTTCTCAGTCCCATCTAACCCTAGCAGAGTTCGGCAATGCCATACGATGAGGTGCCATTGACGAAGAAGGCTATATCGTAACGGAACCGAAGAGAGGCCTTTAAAGTGTATCGCGACGTCTTGCCATTCGTTGAGCAAAGAACCGTCTGGATTTGTGCCATTCCTGGCAGCCCTCTTTGCAAGCCCGTACGCCCATAGCGCTTTACTTCTGAACTGCTGAGCCAAATTAACTGAGAGATACGCCGCAACTTCTCGGAGTGGCGCATAGCGAGAATTAAACACTGCCTCGTGGAACAATACAAGCCCGTCTAGCACATTCATGCGGTAGTTACGTTGCAGAAGGCTGCGTGCGCTAACGGAAGCGCCATGAACGCGGAAACTTGCGAGATACTCTGGGACTGGGACGACACCAGCGTGAATTCCCACTCGAACCCAGTACTCTAAGTCGCACGATACAATCAGGTGCGAATTGAAATTCCCAAATTCCTGAAACACCCGTTTATGCAACATTACCACGGAGGGTTCGCCGATCAGGTTCCTCCCCAAATTATTCAACACCAGCTCGGAAAATTGCCGAGCAGTTACTGGGGTGGAGTTGGGAAAGAGTCGTTCCACTAGGGCTTTTTCTGCAAGATAGTAGTCTAGGATAGACTGGGTAGTACCTTCTTCGAAAATGAATTCTCTACGGCAGAAGACAAGCACACTGTCAGGCTGGACCGCGTGCAGCATGCGCTCTAGACACGTTGGCGCAATCAAATCGTCCTGAAATACGAACTTGATCCACTCACCCTGGGTTAGTTCGATGCAATGATTCCA contains:
- a CDS encoding glycosyltransferase family 2 protein, translated to MKPSISICIPTYNGEKYLAQCLDSVRAQTYSDFEVLVVDDCSSDTTFEIASEYATRDSRIRVLRNERNLGLVHNWNHCIELTQGEWIKFVFQDDLIAPTCLERMLHAVQPDSVLVFCRREFIFEEGTTQSILDYYLAEKALVERLFPNSTPVTARQFSELVLNNLGRNLIGEPSVVMLHKRVFQEFGNFNSHLIVSCDLEYWVRVGIHAGVVPVPEYLASFRVHGASVSARSLLQRNYRMNVLDGLVLFHEAVFNSRYAPLREVAAYLSVNLAQQFRSKALWAYGLAKRAARNGTNPDGSLLNEWQDVAIHFKGLSSVPLRYSLLRQWHLIVWHCRTLLGLDGTEK
- a CDS encoding glycoside hydrolase family 99-like domain-containing protein yields the protein MTVRLIAFYLPQYHPIPENDEWWGKGFTEWTNTAKAKPLFRDHYQPHIPADLGFYDLRVPETRIAQAGMAREYGIEGFCYYHYWFAGKRIIERPFNEVLESGQPDFPFCLCWANQTWTGIWHGAPNKILIEQTYPGWMDYEANFNEMLKAFLDPRYMTVNGKPILVVYRPTEISNLAKVADFWQELAVKAGLPGLFLIGMNHDDNWDPRPHHFDAAILEKAPRKIKRIPWRYPLRKLDQLLKGSQLTIYDYKDAMKHMLRKGKIDYLEFPCAFPNWDNSPRSKLNSLIFHGSTPELFREHIKQAIDIVIDKPAEQRLLFIKAWNEWAEGNHLEPDLKFGKQYLEVLRDELRAK